The following are from one region of the Ananas comosus cultivar F153 linkage group 20, ASM154086v1, whole genome shotgun sequence genome:
- the LOC109725711 gene encoding uncharacterized protein LOC109725711 — translation MGPSQALEGTEEERKPNLIIKSELEEGIKDFVDPKDAAGLVCMDSYADSSVHVEAFADRRKEDAFMDQEVDILECGKENAVEPVKDEDPNATEYSSSFGDSFSESDSELKPHGSDGEAESLYSAPKGDAAVLNGTGIFKKKKLTPHWKAYIRPHQWQIEKVLLYIHECSSQAQKYDREVALLEHEKELHSKMIELDGSVSRSVPLTCQSNRRNAMKRRKRKRYEDIVDASSYMSNHVFFSYYENKRAETDGHSIDDDNGDLVDQNMKGNEDTHWLFGSKGVNDSLEEILLTIESVQSRVLNLRSHLSKATSKTVKETSLVGNFANAQTNCAQSASCSPGKNGDAVMPAEGPHTPPHNVSDFEMEDAVRPGSAVSSYGDAADFDKIGSAVGFIFSADKTFDPNHIKDLCKANVDDDVLIYNQVAEEAYQNFEKVNHPTASQQPLQDLVKKEEADSPSEEESTAPTTATIQDPSAEGEAGAASQEAHLKPCYAGKRRGRKPKRRRRGASISASNILRERIQKRKLSKKTS, via the exons ATGGGGCCTTCCCAAGCCCTAGAGGGCacagaagaagaaagaaaacccAATTTAATTATCAAATCTGAACTAGAGGAGGGGATTAAGGATTTTGTTGATCCCAAAGATGCGGCGGGATTGGTTTGCATGGATAGCTATGCGGACAGTTCGGTTCACGTAGAAGCCTTTGCGGATCGGAGGAAGGAAGATGCATTTATGGATCAAGAAGTTGATATTCTTGAATGCGGGAAAGAAAATGCTGTTGAGCCAGTGAAAGATGAAGATCCCAACGCCACCGAATACTCGAGCTCATTTGGAGATAGTTTCTCAGAGTCGGATAGTGAGTTGAAGCCGCATGGGAGTGATGGAGAAGCTGAATCTCTCTATAGTGCACCAAAAGGGGATGCTGCTGTTTTGAATGGGACTGGCATTTTCAA GAAGAAAAAGCTGACTCCTCATTGGAAAGCATACATCAGACCGCACCAGTGGCAGATCGAGAAGGTGCTGTTGTATATTCATGAATGTAGTTCTCAAGCGCAAAAGTATGATAGGGAGGTTGCTTTATTGGAGCATGAAAAGGAACTGCACTCGAAAATGATTGAATTGGATGGATCTGTTTCAAGATCTGTGCCTTTAACTTGTCAAAGTAATAGAAGAAATGCCAtgaagaggagaaaaagaaagagatacgAGGATATAGTTGATGCATCGTCGTATATGTCGAACCatgtttttttctcttattatg AAAATAAGAGAGCTGAGACAGATGGTCATTCAATTGACGACGATAATGGTGATCTAG TGGATCAGAACATGAAAGGCAATGAAGATACCCACTGGTTATTCGGATCCAAGGGAGTTAATGATTCATTAGAGGAAATCCTCTTAACCATCGAATCGGTTCAATCCAGAGTTCTCAATCTAAGGTCTCATCTCTCTAAAGCTACAAGCAAAACGGTTAAAGAAACATCCTTGGTGGGGAATTTTGCTAACGCCCAGACCAACTGCGCTCAGAGCGCTAGCTGCTCTCCTGGAAAGAACGGAGATGCAGTAATGCCGGCTGAGGGGCCCCACACCCCGCCCCACAATGTGTCGGATTTTGAGATGGAAGATGCAGTCAGACCTGGCAGTGCTGTTTCGAGTTACGGGGATGCAGCTGATTTCGATAAGATTGGAAGTGCTGTAGGATTTATCTTCTCTGCTGATAAAACCTTTgatccaaatcacataaaagACTTGTGCAAAGCG AATGTTGATGACGACGTCTTGATCTATAATCAAGTGGCCGAAGAAGCATACCAAAATTTTGAGAAAGTCAACCACCCAACGGCTTCGCAACAACCTCTACAAGATCTAGTGAAGAAAGAAGAAGCCGATTCCCCTTCCGAGGAGGAGAGCACCGCCCCGACCACCGCCACAATTCAAGATCCGAGTGCAGAGGGAGAAGCCGGTGCTGCTTCCCAAGAAGCACATCTGAAGCCCTGCTATGCTGGAAAGCGAAGAGGGAGAAAGCCGAAGAGGCGGCGACGAGGGGcctcaatctctgcttcaaatATCTTGCGAGAAAGGATTCAAAAAAGGAAGCTATCCAAGAAAACTAGTTAG
- the LOC109725626 gene encoding LOW QUALITY PROTEIN: PHD finger protein ALFIN-LIKE 8-like (The sequence of the model RefSeq protein was modified relative to this genomic sequence to represent the inferred CDS: inserted 1 base in 1 codon), producing MDDGGGGXYNPRTPEEVFRDFRARRAGIIKALTTDVEKFYQQCDPEKENLCLYGHPDETWEVNLPAEEVPPELPEPALGINFARDGMEEKDWLSLVAVHSDSWLLSVAFYFGARFGFDKESRRRLFTMINGLPTIYEVVTGTSKKQSKEKTSNSSKNKSGSKASKVAPKKEEEEREGEDGEEYEEDHGSTLCGACGETYANDEFWICCDVCEKWFHGKCVRITPARAEHIKQYKCPGCSNNKRARA from the exons atggacgacggcggcggcg gctacAATCCGCGGACGCCGGAGGAGGTGTTTAGGGATTTTAGAGCGAGAAGGGCCGGGATTATCAAAGCCCTAACCactg ATGTGGAGAAGTTCTACCAACAGTGCGATCCTG AGAAGGAGAACTTATGTCTGTATGGCCATCCTGATGAGACTTGGGAAGTGAACTTGCCTGCTGAGGAAGTCCCTCCTGAACTTCCAGAACCAGCATTAGGGATAAATTTTGCTCGTGATGGGATGGAAGAAAAGGATTGGTTGTCTCTGGTCGCGGTTCACAGTGATTCATGGCTACTGTCTGTTGCCTTCTACTTTGGAGCACGTTTTGGGTTCGACAAGGAATCAAG GAGGCGGCTTTTCACCATGATTAATGGCCTTCCCACTATATATGAAGTTGTGACCGGGACTTCGAAGAagcaatcaaaagaaaaaacctCCAACAGCAGCAAGAACAAATCAGGCTCCAAA GCCTCGAAGGTGGCTCCcaagaaagaggaggaagagcgAGAAGGGGAGGACGGCGAGGAGTATGAGGAAGATCACGGGAGCACTCTGTGCGGGGCGTGCGGGGAGACCTACGCGAACGACGAGTTCTGGATCTGCTGCGACGTGTGCGAGAAGTGGTTCCACGGTAAGTGTGTTCGGATCACCCCGGCCAGGGCCGAGCACATCAAGCAGTACAAATGCCCCGGTTGCAGTAACAACAAGAGGGCTAGGGCTTGA